The proteins below come from a single Burkholderia sp. FERM BP-3421 genomic window:
- a CDS encoding EamA family transporter: MTPFDRLLAFLGRHPIRLPQSRGGRIALALGFIYIVWGSTYLAVHVALGSFPPLLMSGLRNLLAGTGLFVFAMRRRPARPTLVEIRNAALVGTMLVALSSGLIALGMRTVSSGSAAVMVATVPLFATVIAAVAGRPISKGEWVAVALGMVGIVVLNSGGPSTPGSTLGSITVLAGALFWAGGAHLAARLKLPSDLFLSTALQIGLGGLVSTLVAWFLGERIEHLAFTATVAFIYLMVAGTMAAYVAYGYLIRHTSPIISSSCMYVNPVVAVALGALLLGEPVTTATVVATLAILGSVGLSFVFDPARKQV, from the coding sequence ATGACCCCGTTCGACCGCTTGCTCGCCTTTCTCGGGCGGCACCCGATCCGCCTGCCGCAAAGCCGCGGGGGCCGCATCGCGCTGGCGCTCGGGTTCATCTACATCGTGTGGGGCTCGACCTATCTCGCGGTGCACGTCGCGCTCGGGTCGTTTCCGCCTTTGCTGATGTCCGGGCTGCGCAACCTGCTGGCCGGGACCGGCCTGTTCGTGTTCGCGATGCGCCGCCGGCCGGCCCGGCCGACGCTCGTCGAGATCCGCAACGCGGCGCTCGTCGGCACGATGCTCGTCGCGCTGTCGTCGGGCCTGATCGCGCTCGGCATGCGCACGGTCAGCAGCGGCTCGGCGGCCGTGATGGTCGCCACCGTGCCGCTGTTCGCGACCGTGATCGCGGCGGTCGCGGGCCGCCCGATCTCGAAGGGCGAGTGGGTGGCCGTCGCGCTCGGCATGGTCGGCATCGTCGTGCTGAATTCGGGCGGGCCGTCCACGCCCGGCTCGACCCTCGGCAGCATCACCGTGCTCGCGGGCGCGCTGTTCTGGGCCGGCGGCGCGCATCTGGCCGCGCGCCTCAAGCTGCCGTCCGACCTGTTCCTGTCGACCGCGCTGCAGATCGGCCTCGGCGGGCTCGTGTCGACGCTCGTCGCGTGGTTCCTCGGCGAGCGCATCGAGCACCTGGCTTTCACGGCGACCGTCGCGTTCATCTACCTGATGGTGGCGGGCACGATGGCGGCTTACGTCGCCTACGGCTACCTGATCCGCCACACGAGCCCGATCATCTCGAGCAGCTGCATGTACGTGAATCCCGTCGTGGCGGTCGCGCTCGGCGCGCTGCTGCTCGGCGAGCCGGTCACGACGGCGACCGTCGTCGCGACGCTCGCGATCCTCGGCAGCGTCGGGCTGTCGTTCGTGTTCGACCCCGCGCGCAAGCAGGTCTAG
- the arfB gene encoding alternative ribosome rescue aminoacyl-tRNA hydrolase ArfB, with the protein MIRYTLRPEEVELSAVRAQGAGGQNVNKVSSAIHLRFDIRASSLPEIVKARLLALSDQRITREGVVVLKSQEHRTQERNREAALARLDALIGSVCVTPRARVATRPTRAAKERRLDAKSRRGNVKAGRGRIVE; encoded by the coding sequence ATGATCCGCTACACGCTGCGACCCGAGGAAGTGGAGCTGTCGGCGGTGCGCGCGCAGGGCGCGGGCGGACAGAACGTCAACAAGGTGTCGAGCGCGATCCATCTGCGCTTCGACATCCGCGCATCGTCGTTGCCGGAGATCGTGAAGGCGCGCCTGCTCGCGCTGTCCGACCAGCGCATCACGCGCGAGGGCGTGGTGGTGCTGAAGTCGCAGGAGCACCGCACCCAGGAGCGCAACCGCGAGGCGGCGCTCGCGCGCCTCGACGCGCTGATCGGCAGCGTCTGCGTGACGCCGCGCGCGCGGGTCGCGACGCGGCCGACGCGCGCCGCCAAGGAGCGTCGTCTCGACGCGAAGAGCCGGCGCGGGAACGTGAAGGCCGGGCGCGGCAGGATCGTCGAGTAA
- a CDS encoding MFS transporter: MSASSAPAPTAQPASQHYSRGLLLLLATIAGVSVANIYFNQPLLDSFRASFPDGASWIGAVPTATQLGYAAGMLLLAPLGDRFDRRRLILLQLVGLSLALLAAAAAPTLPVLVLASLAIGVLATIAQQAVPFAAEIAPANARGQAVGTVMSGLLLGILLARTAAGFVAEYFGWRAVFGASVGALVVLAAVIVARLPRSAPTSMLPYGKLLASMWHLTTELRGLREASATGAAVFAAFSAFWPALTLLLAGAPFHYGPQVAGLFGVVGAAGALAAPYAGRIADKRGPRAIITLAIALLALSYLIFAVSGASLVGLVIGVIVLDVGVQAAQISNQSRIYALKPEARSRVNTVYMVCYFIGGALGSSAGVIAWRVAGWTGVCAVGLGFSLLAALIHARGRRG, from the coding sequence GCTCGCGACCATCGCGGGCGTCTCGGTCGCCAACATCTACTTCAACCAGCCGCTGCTCGACAGCTTCCGCGCCTCGTTTCCCGACGGCGCATCGTGGATCGGCGCTGTGCCGACCGCGACCCAGCTCGGCTACGCGGCCGGCATGCTGCTGCTCGCACCGCTCGGCGACCGCTTCGACCGGCGTCGCTTGATCCTGCTGCAGCTCGTCGGGCTGTCGCTCGCGCTGCTCGCCGCGGCCGCCGCGCCGACGCTGCCGGTGCTCGTGCTCGCGAGCCTCGCGATCGGCGTGCTCGCGACCATCGCGCAGCAGGCCGTGCCGTTCGCGGCCGAGATCGCGCCGGCGAACGCGCGCGGCCAGGCGGTCGGCACCGTGATGAGCGGCCTGCTGCTCGGCATCCTGCTCGCGCGCACCGCCGCCGGCTTCGTCGCCGAGTATTTCGGCTGGCGCGCGGTGTTCGGCGCGTCGGTGGGCGCGCTCGTCGTGCTCGCCGCCGTGATCGTCGCGCGGCTGCCGCGCAGCGCCCCCACCTCGATGCTGCCGTACGGCAAGCTGCTCGCGTCGATGTGGCATCTCACGACCGAGCTGCGCGGGCTGCGCGAGGCCTCGGCCACCGGCGCGGCGGTGTTCGCCGCGTTCAGCGCGTTCTGGCCGGCCCTCACGCTGCTGCTTGCCGGCGCGCCGTTCCACTACGGGCCGCAGGTCGCGGGCCTGTTCGGCGTGGTCGGCGCGGCGGGTGCGCTCGCCGCGCCCTACGCGGGCCGCATCGCCGACAAGCGCGGCCCGCGCGCGATCATCACGCTCGCGATCGCGCTGCTCGCGCTGTCCTACCTGATCTTCGCGGTGTCGGGCGCGAGCCTCGTCGGGCTCGTGATCGGCGTGATCGTGCTCGACGTCGGCGTCCAGGCCGCGCAGATCTCCAACCAGTCGCGCATCTACGCGCTCAAGCCCGAAGCGCGCAGCCGCGTGAACACCGTGTACATGGTCTGCTACTTCATCGGCGGCGCGCTCGGCTCGTCGGCGGGCGTGATCGCCTGGCGCGTCGCGGGCTGGACCGGCGTCTGCGCGGTCGGCCTCGGCTTCTCGCTGCTCGCCGCGCTGATCCACGCGCGCGGCCGGCGCGGCTGA
- a CDS encoding TetR/AcrR family transcriptional regulator has protein sequence MVRRTRVEMEATRATLLATARRVFGEAGYAEASMDDLTARAGLTRGALYHHFGDKAGLLAAVVEQIDAESDARLAAVEAAAQDGWRGFRARCHAYLEMALEPEIQRIVLRDARAALGGPTRDAQRQCVASLERRVAALIDAGCLAGAPAPALARLVHGSLTEAAHWIAEGEGEAGAERLAAARVALDHLLAGLRARRTDATT, from the coding sequence ATGGTGCGACGAACCCGCGTCGAGATGGAGGCGACCCGCGCGACGCTGCTCGCGACGGCGCGTCGCGTGTTCGGCGAAGCGGGCTACGCCGAGGCGTCCATGGACGACCTGACGGCGCGCGCGGGCCTGACGCGCGGCGCGCTCTACCATCATTTCGGCGACAAGGCCGGGTTGCTCGCGGCGGTGGTCGAGCAGATCGACGCGGAATCGGATGCGCGGCTCGCGGCCGTCGAGGCGGCCGCGCAGGACGGCTGGCGCGGTTTCCGGGCGCGCTGCCATGCGTATCTGGAGATGGCGCTGGAGCCCGAGATCCAGCGCATCGTGCTGCGCGACGCGCGCGCGGCGCTCGGCGGCCCGACGCGGGATGCGCAGCGGCAATGCGTGGCGTCGCTGGAGCGCCGGGTGGCGGCGCTGATCGACGCGGGCTGCCTGGCGGGCGCGCCCGCGCCGGCCCTGGCGCGGCTCGTCCACGGCAGCCTGACCGAAGCGGCGCACTGGATCGCGGAAGGCGAGGGCGAGGCGGGCGCCGAGCGGCTCGCGGCCGCGCGCGTCGCGCTCGATCACCTGCTGGCGGGCCTGCGCGCGCGCCGCACTGACGCGACGACGTAA
- a CDS encoding sensor domain-containing phosphodiesterase — MVPARPLPLDSLLPLLVRGPDGWCADYHGATLSSVFQPVLSITHRRVVGYEALVRATDATDRPVSPGALFARAHARGEAVVLDRLTRCMHTANFAAQGIPVGWLFLNILPLVLDSGSAQREFIEALCAHFQLPPTRIVLEVVEQPSRDEEALGRTIDLIQHRDFLVAIDDFGTGFSNFDRIWQMKPDIVKLDRSLVERTLRADDAHRIIHHLVTMLHQSGTMVLAEGVESDEALQILMEADVDFVQGFHFGQPDASIARGCAGAPALLDDAWRQFAARRQARAHCAQPCFDVLERLVRAAAAHYARDRDLHAAAQQVLAEPSARRVFIADASGEQHAPSVTSPAIAAAAAHGRLAPLFPETHSNWSRRPYFQRALAAPGRVALMGPHFSLTDGRDCYTAAIAIEVEGETIVFCADFALDGASTIMR; from the coding sequence ATCGTGCCGGCCCGCCCTCTCCCGCTCGACAGCCTGCTGCCGCTCCTGGTGCGCGGCCCGGACGGCTGGTGCGCGGACTATCACGGCGCGACGCTGTCGAGCGTGTTCCAGCCGGTGCTGTCGATCACCCATCGGCGCGTGGTCGGCTACGAGGCGCTCGTGCGCGCGACCGACGCCACCGACCGGCCGGTCTCGCCCGGCGCGCTCTTCGCGCGCGCCCACGCGCGCGGCGAGGCGGTCGTGCTCGACCGGCTCACGCGCTGCATGCACACCGCCAATTTCGCCGCGCAGGGGATCCCGGTCGGCTGGCTGTTCCTCAACATCCTGCCGCTCGTGCTCGATTCCGGCAGCGCGCAGCGCGAATTCATCGAGGCGCTGTGCGCGCATTTCCAGCTGCCGCCCACGCGCATCGTGCTCGAAGTGGTCGAACAGCCGTCGCGCGACGAGGAGGCGCTGGGCCGCACGATCGACCTGATCCAGCATCGCGACTTCCTCGTCGCGATCGACGACTTCGGCACGGGATTCTCGAACTTCGACCGCATCTGGCAGATGAAGCCCGACATCGTGAAGCTCGACCGCTCGCTGGTCGAGCGCACGCTGAGGGCCGACGACGCGCACCGGATCATTCACCACCTGGTCACGATGCTGCACCAGTCGGGCACGATGGTGCTCGCGGAGGGCGTCGAAAGCGACGAGGCGCTGCAGATCCTGATGGAGGCCGACGTCGACTTCGTGCAGGGCTTCCACTTCGGGCAGCCCGACGCATCGATCGCGCGCGGCTGCGCGGGCGCGCCCGCCCTGCTCGACGACGCGTGGCGGCAGTTCGCCGCGCGACGCCAGGCGCGCGCGCACTGCGCGCAGCCGTGCTTCGACGTGCTCGAACGGCTGGTGCGGGCGGCGGCCGCCCACTACGCGCGCGACCGCGACCTGCACGCCGCCGCGCAGCAGGTGCTGGCCGAGCCGAGCGCGCGCCGCGTGTTCATCGCGGATGCGAGCGGCGAGCAGCACGCGCCGTCCGTGACGTCGCCCGCGATCGCCGCCGCCGCCGCCCACGGCCGGCTCGCGCCGCTGTTTCCGGAAACCCACAGCAATTGGTCGCGCCGGCCGTACTTCCAGCGCGCGCTCGCCGCGCCGGGCCGGGTCGCGCTGATGGGGCCGCACTTCTCGCTGACCGACGGGCGCGACTGCTACACGGCGGCCATCGCGATCGAGGTCGAGGGCGAAACCATCGTGTTCTGCGCGGATTTCGCGCTCGACGGCGCGAGCACGATCATGCGTTGA
- a CDS encoding DMT family transporter has protein sequence MNAKNISLLIVLAALWGASFLFIRIGVTDFGVAPLMLLRVAIGALFLVGLALTRYPPRALYAQLRERAGPLFVVGALNSALPFCLFAFAELTLSAGVTSVINATTPLWGALVAYLWLKDKLSAARALGLAIGFAGVLALVWDQVFAPHGAHAAAPGPTLLASGAALGATLLYGIAANYTKRKLTGVDPLINATGSMIGATLLLAPFALATWPAGPVSAGAWGAVACLGVACTGVAYFIFFYLITHIGPARAITVTFVIPIFGILWGALFLDERVSPGMLEGCAIVLLGTALATGVIKRVPGLGARRST, from the coding sequence ATGAATGCCAAGAACATCTCGCTGTTGATCGTGCTCGCCGCGCTGTGGGGCGCGTCCTTCCTGTTCATCCGCATCGGCGTGACCGATTTCGGCGTCGCGCCGCTAATGCTGCTGCGCGTCGCGATCGGCGCGCTGTTCCTCGTCGGCCTCGCGCTCACGCGCTATCCGCCGCGCGCGCTCTACGCGCAGCTGCGCGAGCGCGCCGGCCCCTTGTTCGTGGTCGGCGCGCTGAATTCCGCCCTGCCGTTCTGCCTGTTCGCGTTCGCCGAACTGACGCTGTCGGCGGGCGTGACCTCGGTGATCAACGCGACCACCCCGCTGTGGGGCGCGCTCGTCGCCTACCTGTGGCTCAAGGACAAGCTCTCCGCCGCCCGCGCGCTCGGCCTCGCGATCGGTTTCGCGGGCGTGCTCGCGCTGGTGTGGGACCAGGTGTTCGCGCCCCACGGCGCGCACGCCGCCGCGCCGGGCCCGACCCTGCTCGCGTCGGGCGCCGCGCTCGGCGCCACGCTGCTGTACGGGATCGCCGCGAACTACACGAAGCGCAAGCTGACGGGCGTCGACCCGCTGATCAACGCCACCGGCAGCATGATCGGCGCCACGCTGCTGCTCGCGCCGTTCGCGCTCGCCACCTGGCCCGCCGGCCCCGTGTCGGCCGGCGCGTGGGGCGCGGTCGCCTGCCTCGGCGTCGCCTGCACGGGCGTCGCGTATTTCATCTTCTTCTACCTGATCACGCATATCGGGCCGGCGCGCGCGATCACCGTCACCTTCGTGATCCCGATCTTCGGGATCCTGTGGGGCGCGCTGTTCCTCGACGAACGCGTGTCGCCCGGCATGCTCGAAGGCTGCGCGATCGTGCTGCTCGGCACCGCGCTCGCCACCGGCGTGATCAAGCGCGTGCCGGGCCTCGGCGCGCGCCGTTCGACCTGA
- a CDS encoding pentapeptide MXKDX repeat protein, whose protein sequence is MKHSLLAACLAVFAFSAAGVAYAQNDAMSNGAMAKDAMAKDAMSKDGMKKDAMSKDGMKKDAMSKDGMKKDAMSKDGMKKPMKDDKMSPMSN, encoded by the coding sequence ATGAAACATTCCCTGTTGGCCGCCTGCCTCGCCGTGTTCGCGTTCTCTGCCGCAGGCGTCGCCTATGCGCAGAACGATGCGATGTCGAACGGCGCGATGGCGAAGGACGCCATGGCGAAAGACGCGATGTCCAAGGACGGCATGAAGAAGGACGCGATGTCCAAGGACGGTATGAAGAAGGATGCGATGTCCAAGGACGGTATGAAGAAGGATGCGATGTCGAAGGACGGCATGAAGAAGCCGATGAAGGACGACAAGATGAGCCCGATGTCGAACTGA
- a CDS encoding MFS transporter produces MPNPYRELFATPGARGFCAAGLIARLALPMIGIGIITMLVQLGRGYGLAGAVAAAFMLAYAALSPFTSRQVDRFGQRRVLPFAAGIGASGLVALVACAAWRAPAWTLFPCAALAGAMPSMGAMVRARWSAALRERPALLASAYSFETVVDEITYIAAPPLSVGLCVALAAPAGPLAAAALLVGGVAALAAQRGSEPVPGARDAAAHAAGSLLRLGDVRLLLMLMTAMGVIAGTVDIASVAFARQAGSPASASLVLSVYATGSCLAGLAFGALGLATPLPRLLGLGALATAAATLPLPFATGVASLAAMVFAAGLFFAPTVIVAMSLIERAVPAARLTEGITWLLAGLNTGVALGAALAGQVVDRFGTRAGFGVALGAGGVALLAALWNQRRTRDPLACNA; encoded by the coding sequence ATGCCCAATCCCTACCGTGAACTGTTCGCGACGCCCGGCGCGCGGGGCTTCTGCGCGGCCGGCCTGATCGCCCGCCTCGCGCTGCCGATGATCGGCATCGGGATCATCACGATGCTCGTGCAACTGGGGCGCGGCTACGGTCTCGCGGGCGCGGTGGCGGCCGCCTTCATGCTGGCCTATGCGGCGCTGTCGCCGTTCACGTCGCGGCAGGTCGACCGCTTCGGTCAGCGCCGGGTCCTGCCGTTCGCGGCCGGCATCGGCGCGAGCGGCCTCGTCGCGCTGGTCGCCTGCGCCGCCTGGCGCGCGCCGGCGTGGACCCTGTTCCCATGCGCGGCGCTCGCGGGCGCGATGCCGAGCATGGGCGCGATGGTGCGCGCGCGCTGGAGCGCCGCGCTGCGCGAGCGCCCCGCGTTGCTGGCCAGCGCGTATTCGTTCGAGACCGTCGTCGATGAAATCACCTACATCGCCGCGCCGCCGCTGTCGGTGGGCCTGTGCGTCGCGCTCGCCGCGCCCGCCGGCCCGCTCGCGGCGGCCGCGCTGCTCGTCGGCGGCGTCGCGGCCCTGGCCGCGCAGCGCGGCAGCGAGCCCGTGCCCGGCGCGCGCGATGCGGCCGCGCACGCGGCCGGCTCCCTGCTGCGGCTCGGCGACGTGCGCCTGCTGCTCATGCTGATGACCGCGATGGGCGTCATTGCCGGCACGGTGGACATCGCCAGCGTCGCGTTCGCGCGGCAGGCCGGCAGCCCGGCCTCGGCGAGCCTCGTGCTGTCGGTCTACGCGACCGGCTCGTGCCTGGCGGGCCTCGCCTTCGGCGCGCTCGGGCTCGCCACGCCGCTGCCCCGCCTGCTCGGCCTCGGCGCGCTCGCCACCGCGGCCGCGACGCTGCCGCTGCCGTTCGCGACCGGCGTCGCGAGCCTCGCGGCGATGGTGTTCGCCGCCGGCCTGTTCTTCGCGCCGACCGTGATCGTCGCGATGTCGCTGATCGAACGCGCGGTCCCGGCCGCGCGCCTGACCGAAGGCATCACCTGGCTGCTGGCCGGACTCAACACCGGCGTCGCGCTCGGCGCGGCGCTCGCCGGCCAGGTGGTCGACCGCTTCGGCACGCGCGCGGGCTTCGGCGTCGCGCTCGGCGCGGGCGGCGTCGCGCTGCTCGCCGCGCTGTGGAATCAGCGCCGCACGCGCGACCCGCTCGCGTGCAACGCCTGA
- a CDS encoding glycine zipper 2TM domain-containing protein, which produces MNSIRRIGACALIVAAMASLSACDNMTTRQRDTAIGAGVGGVAGAALGGSALSTLGGAAAGGLIGNQVGK; this is translated from the coding sequence ATGAACTCGATTCGACGCATCGGAGCCTGTGCGCTCATCGTCGCCGCGATGGCGAGCCTGTCGGCCTGCGACAACATGACCACCCGTCAGCGCGACACCGCGATCGGCGCGGGCGTCGGCGGCGTCGCCGGCGCGGCGCTCGGCGGCAGCGCCCTGTCGACCCTCGGCGGCGCAGCCGCCGGCGGCCTGATCGGCAACCAGGTCGGCAAGTAA
- a CDS encoding molybdopterin-dependent oxidoreductase, with protein sequence MSIQDDPPARKAAPRIDRAALEIDVRKTLEQPARRLFGRRVLTLGGLAMLTGCSLQDDASVNDFLDKVSRANDRVQAWLFGPTRLAPTYTEADLTRPFPFNAFYGIDEVPRVDPAGYRLMLSGRVTGQRVWTLPELYALPHAEQITRHICVEGWSAIGRWGGTPFGAFLRRAGADLNAKYVGFKCADDYYESIDMPTALHPQTLLAFEYDGARLPAEYGFPMKLRMPTKLGYKNPKHIMEIFVTDVFPGGYWVDQGYNWFGGS encoded by the coding sequence ATGTCCATCCAGGACGACCCACCCGCGCGCAAGGCCGCGCCGCGGATCGATCGCGCCGCGCTCGAGATCGACGTGCGCAAGACGCTCGAACAACCGGCCCGTCGGCTGTTCGGCCGGCGCGTGCTGACGCTGGGCGGGCTCGCGATGCTGACCGGCTGCTCGCTGCAGGACGACGCGTCGGTCAACGATTTTCTCGACAAGGTGTCGCGCGCGAACGATCGCGTGCAGGCCTGGCTGTTCGGGCCCACGCGGCTCGCGCCGACCTACACCGAGGCCGATCTCACGCGGCCGTTTCCGTTCAACGCGTTCTACGGCATCGACGAGGTGCCGCGCGTCGATCCGGCCGGCTACCGCCTCATGCTGTCCGGGCGCGTGACCGGGCAGCGGGTGTGGACGCTGCCCGAGCTGTATGCCCTGCCGCACGCGGAGCAGATCACGCGCCATATCTGCGTGGAAGGGTGGAGCGCCATCGGCCGCTGGGGCGGCACGCCGTTCGGGGCGTTCCTGCGGCGCGCGGGCGCGGACCTGAACGCGAAGTACGTCGGGTTCAAGTGTGCGGACGACTACTACGAGAGCATCGACATGCCGACGGCGCTGCATCCGCAGACCCTGCTGGCGTTCGAGTACGACGGCGCGCGCCTGCCGGCCGAGTACGGCTTCCCGATGAAGCTGCGGATGCCGACCAAGCTCGGCTACAAGAATCCGAAGCACATCATGGAGATCTTCGTGACCGATGTCTTTCCGGGCGGGTATTGGGTCGATCAGGGCTACAACTGGTTCGGCGGCTCCTGA
- the thiC gene encoding phosphomethylpyrimidine synthase ThiC: protein MNANPKFLSADARVDAAAIAPLPNSRKIYVAGSQPDIRVPMREITQADTPTGFGGEKNPPIYVYDTSGPYTDPDAKIDIRSGLPALRQGWIESRGDTEALDGLTSEYGLERAQDPKTAELRFPGLHRNPRRAKAGKNVTQMHYARQGIITPEMEYIAIRENQRRAEYLENLKTSGPNGAKLAAMMGRQHPGQAFGAAAYGTGAPAEITPEFVRDEIARGRAIIPANINHPESEPMIIGRNFLVKINANIGNSAVTSSIGEEVDKMTWAIRWGGDTVMDLSTGKHIHETREWIIRNSPVPIGTVPIYQALEKVNGKAEDLTWEIFRDTLIEQAEQGVDYFTIHAGVRLQYVPLTANRMTGIVSRGGSIMAKWCLAHHKESFLYEHFEEICEIMKAYDVSFSLGDGLRPGSIYDANDEAQLGELKTLGELTQIAWKHDVQVMIEGPGHVPMQLIKENMDLQLEWCKEAPFYTLGPLTTDIAPGYDHITSGIGAAMIGWFGTAMLCYVTPKEHLGLPNKDDVKEGIITYKLAAHAADLAKGHPGAQVRDNALSKARFEFRWEDQFNIGLDPDKAREFHDETLPKDSAKVAHFCSMCGPHFCSMKITQDVREFAAQQGMSETDALKKGMEVKAVEFVKSGAEIYHRQ, encoded by the coding sequence ATGAACGCCAACCCCAAGTTCCTTTCCGCCGATGCGCGCGTCGACGCCGCCGCCATTGCCCCGCTGCCGAACTCGCGCAAGATCTACGTGGCGGGCTCGCAGCCGGACATCCGCGTGCCGATGCGCGAGATCACCCAGGCCGACACCCCGACCGGCTTCGGCGGCGAGAAGAACCCGCCGATCTATGTGTACGACACCTCCGGCCCCTACACCGATCCGGACGCCAAGATCGACATCCGCTCGGGCCTGCCCGCGCTGCGCCAGGGCTGGATCGAGTCGCGCGGCGACACCGAGGCGCTCGACGGCCTCACGAGCGAATACGGCCTCGAACGCGCGCAGGACCCGAAGACGGCCGAGCTGCGCTTCCCGGGCCTGCACCGCAACCCGCGCCGCGCCAAGGCGGGCAAGAACGTCACCCAGATGCACTACGCGCGCCAGGGCATCATCACGCCGGAAATGGAATACATCGCGATCCGCGAGAACCAGCGCCGCGCCGAGTACCTGGAAAACCTGAAGACAAGCGGCCCGAACGGCGCGAAGCTCGCCGCGATGATGGGCCGCCAGCATCCGGGCCAGGCGTTCGGCGCCGCCGCCTACGGCACGGGCGCGCCCGCCGAGATCACGCCGGAGTTCGTGCGCGACGAAATCGCGCGCGGCCGCGCGATCATCCCGGCGAACATCAACCACCCGGAATCGGAGCCGATGATCATCGGCCGCAACTTCCTCGTGAAGATCAACGCGAACATCGGCAACTCGGCCGTGACGTCGTCGATCGGCGAGGAAGTCGACAAGATGACCTGGGCGATCCGCTGGGGCGGCGACACGGTGATGGACCTGTCGACCGGCAAGCATATCCACGAAACCCGTGAATGGATCATCCGCAACAGCCCGGTGCCGATCGGCACGGTGCCGATCTACCAGGCGCTGGAAAAGGTCAACGGCAAGGCCGAGGACCTGACCTGGGAAATCTTCCGCGACACGCTGATCGAGCAGGCCGAGCAAGGCGTCGACTACTTCACGATCCACGCGGGCGTGCGCCTGCAATACGTGCCGCTGACCGCGAACCGCATGACGGGCATCGTGTCGCGCGGCGGCTCGATCATGGCCAAGTGGTGCCTCGCGCACCACAAGGAAAGCTTCCTGTACGAGCACTTCGAAGAGATCTGCGAAATCATGAAGGCCTACGACGTGAGCTTCTCGCTCGGCGACGGCCTGCGCCCCGGCTCGATCTACGACGCGAACGACGAAGCGCAGCTCGGCGAGCTGAAGACGCTCGGCGAGCTGACCCAGATCGCGTGGAAGCACGACGTGCAGGTGATGATCGAAGGCCCGGGCCACGTGCCGATGCAGTTGATCAAGGAAAACATGGATCTGCAGCTCGAGTGGTGCAAGGAAGCGCCGTTCTACACGCTCGGGCCGCTCACGACCGACATCGCGCCGGGCTACGACCACATCACGTCGGGCATCGGCGCGGCGATGATCGGCTGGTTCGGCACCGCGATGCTGTGCTATGTGACGCCGAAGGAGCACCTGGGGCTGCCGAACAAGGACGACGTGAAGGAAGGGATCATCACGTACAAGCTCGCCGCGCACGCGGCCGACCTGGCCAAGGGCCATCCGGGCGCGCAGGTGCGCGACAACGCGCTGTCGAAGGCGCGCTTCGAGTTCCGCTGGGAAGACCAGTTCAACATCGGCCTCGATCCGGACAAGGCGCGCGAATTCCACGACGAGACGCTGCCGAAGGATTCGGCGAAGGTCGCGCACTTCTGCTCGATGTGCGGCCCGCACTTCTGCTCGATGAAGATCACGCAGGACGTGCGCGAATTCGCCGCGCAGCAAGGCATGTCCGAAACCGATGCGCTGAAGAAGGGGATGGAAGTGAAGGCGGTCGAGTTCGTGAAGAGCGGCGCCGAGATCTACCACCGCCAGTAA